CCAATAGCCTGGATAAAGTACTGCGCGAAGGTGAGCTTTATTTGCTGAGGTAATTCCGAAACGGTATTGTTGTGGTAAAAAGCTATGTTGTTATGATCTGCCATCCAGATATATCCCATAGGATCGTATGAAAGGCTCAGAATTGAATCTTTTCCGGCATCGGCACCGGGTTTATGAAGTGCTGTGAGTAAAGCAATTTCTTCTCCCGGTGCAGCAGGTGTTACCCCGTTATTTGTACCTGCATAAACAGTTACTTCGGTACCGGACACGAAATGGGTAAAAGAAAATACGGAATTTCCTCCCAGTCCTTCCCTGGTTGTAAATGTTTCCCAGTTTTTGTCGTTGTAAACAGAAAGTCCGTTTTCGGTTGCAAACCACTTCCGGCCCAGAGGGTCAATATAAATTGACCTGATAATATTTCCAGCTGGTCCATCGGTTTCTGATTTTTTATTATCGGGCCTGCAGCCTGTAAAAATCATCAGCAAGGCCAGAATCGGCGCAATCCACTGTGCTGTTCTTCCGGAAAATGAATAATAAACCATAATCGCAATTTGTAAAAATACACTTCCCGGACGATTTACCCTTAGTCAGGAAACGAAAAACAGCAGTATTCTTCGATTCTAGGGCTTGCTTAGCAAAGCCTTTCAGTGGTATGCCTAGACCACTTTTTCCTTATCCTTATCCCAGTAAACCTTTCTGTTTTCCCGCAGGGCAATGGTTGCCATATGGGCTGTGATGGCTTCCTGAAAGCCCTGCTGAATATTGCAGCTGGGTTGTATTCCTGCCCGGATGCAGTCAATCCATTCTTTTATATGCAGGTAGGTTGTGTCATAGCGTTTCCCTCCCCGATAGGTATACAGGAGACCGCGTTTGGCAAAATACTGTTCGGTAGCCGATGCAACTGCATCCACATTTTTTCTTCCCGGAATATAGGTGAATATAGGATTCTCCGGTTTGATAGTTCCTTTATCAATAAGGTTGCGATACCGTGTTGATTCCGGGTCAGCATACACCATAAGGTTATCGCTGACTTCCATGTATCCGTCGTGTCCCATAATTACTTTTCCCCGCTGACGATCACTGGCAAGCGTTGCACTGTACATCAGCGTGAAGTCCCGGTCGGGGTACTCGTATACAGCCTGAAAGACATCCGGTACGTCACGTCCATCCTTGTAGAAATAAATGCCGCCAGAGGCAACCGCAGAATAGGGAATGCCCAGTTCCAGAATCTGGTTCATGGCATCATATTCATGGGTCAGAAGGTCACCTGAGAGGCCTGTTCCATAGTCCCACCAGCAACGCCATCTGAAGAACCGTTCCAGACTGAACGGAACCTTGGGTGCCGGACCGAGAAATTGTTCCCAGTCAATCGTCTGCGGACTTGCTTCGGGATGAATATCATATACCCATGCACCGTTGGGATCGTTTCGGTTAGTACATACTTCAATGAGATTGATTTTTCCCAGAATGTTTTTCTGAATGACTTCCCTGGCTTTGGCATAGCTTTCTGTCTGCCGGCCCTGATGTCCCAGCTGAAAAACAATGCCCGTTTCTTCAACCGTTTTTCTGAGGGCGAAAGC
The sequence above is a segment of the Bacteroidales bacterium genome. Coding sequences within it:
- a CDS encoding Gfo/Idh/MocA family oxidoreductase; this encodes MEKENQHNHPAKLGRRDVLKGLATLPVLGILGYGVWKKERYTNLKNKELSLELDLGYEPPMLHPMPPPKDSRTIRLGIIGYGGRGEHLVRAAGFAHPSVIDEWKKGAKENKNDKRYEDYLAQEDLNVVLAGVCDVFTVRSKRAMEASANIHREGTDGKMGTPAKVYKNYKELLADPDIDAVIIATPDHWHAQMAMDAARAGKHVYVEKGMTKTVEEAFALRKTVEETGIVFQLGHQGRQTESYAKAREVIQKNILGKINLIEVCTNRNDPNGAWVYDIHPEASPQTIDWEQFLGPAPKVPFSLERFFRWRCWWDYGTGLSGDLLTHEYDAMNQILELGIPYSAVASGGIYFYKDGRDVPDVFQAVYEYPDRDFTLMYSATLASDRQRGKVIMGHDGYMEVSDNLMVYADPESTRYRNLIDKGTIKPENPIFTYIPGRKNVDAVASATEQYFAKRGLLYTYRGGKRYDTTYLHIKEWIDCIRAGIQPSCNIQQGFQEAITAHMATIALRENRKVYWDKDKEKVV